The following proteins are encoded in a genomic region of Stutzerimonas balearica DSM 6083:
- the dsbD gene encoding protein-disulfide reductase DsbD, with amino-acid sequence MRALLFCLFLLAPGLALPAGGLFGASAQTDFLPVDEAFALTVSPEESGATRLHWQIAPGYYLYQQRLKFDGLPAERQPPLPAGEPHSDEFFGDQEVYRGSLELIVPPGGEASVRLGWQGCADAGLCYPPQTREVALDGAAAAPAPEAQAKDQALASGLASQTLAWSLLLFFGLGLLLAFTPCSLPMLPILAGIVVGGGATPRRGVALAGSYVLSMALVYAALGVLAALLGANLQAALQQPWLLGSFAALFVFLALPMFGLFELQLPAVLRDRLQRAGDRQRGGSLAGAAALGVLSGLLVGPCMTAPLAAALLYIAQSGSALQGGLVLFVLGLGIGTPLLLLVTVGSRFLPKPGPWMERVKVAFGFFFLAAALLVARPLLQDWQWLGLWGALLLSGAVVLLHLAGQLGRGQVPSRAAGVLCGLWGAAMLLGAAGGASDPWRPLAVYAGAAPLERVHEQQALTFSEPAVLDRELAAAQAQGQWVLVDYYADWCVSCKVMEKEVFGNAEVQASLAGVRLLRPDVTASNAASRELLTRYGVLGPPTLLWIGPDGKERRDRRITGEVGAREFLEHWKQTREQG; translated from the coding sequence ATGCGCGCCCTGCTGTTTTGCCTGTTTCTGCTTGCGCCCGGTCTCGCGCTGCCGGCCGGCGGCCTGTTCGGCGCCAGTGCGCAAACCGATTTCCTGCCGGTCGATGAGGCCTTCGCCCTGACCGTCAGCCCTGAGGAGTCGGGCGCCACGCGCCTGCACTGGCAGATCGCGCCGGGCTATTACCTCTACCAGCAGCGCTTGAAGTTCGACGGTCTGCCGGCCGAGCGCCAGCCGCCGTTGCCCGCGGGCGAGCCGCACAGCGACGAATTCTTCGGTGATCAGGAGGTCTATCGCGGCAGCCTCGAACTGATCGTCCCGCCGGGGGGCGAGGCAAGCGTACGTCTGGGCTGGCAGGGCTGTGCCGATGCCGGGCTGTGCTACCCGCCGCAGACCCGCGAGGTCGCGCTTGATGGTGCTGCCGCGGCGCCGGCACCTGAGGCGCAAGCCAAGGACCAGGCGCTGGCCAGCGGCCTGGCCAGCCAGACGCTCGCCTGGAGCCTGCTGCTGTTCTTCGGCCTCGGCCTGCTGCTGGCCTTTACCCCATGTTCATTGCCGATGCTGCCGATCCTCGCCGGCATCGTCGTCGGCGGGGGCGCCACGCCAAGGCGCGGGGTCGCCCTGGCCGGCAGTTACGTGCTCAGCATGGCGCTGGTGTATGCGGCGCTCGGCGTGCTTGCCGCATTGCTCGGTGCCAACCTGCAGGCGGCGCTGCAGCAGCCCTGGCTGCTCGGCAGCTTCGCTGCGCTGTTCGTCTTTCTCGCGCTGCCGATGTTCGGCCTGTTCGAGCTGCAGCTGCCGGCGGTGCTGCGTGATCGCCTGCAACGTGCCGGTGATCGCCAGCGTGGCGGCAGCCTCGCGGGTGCGGCGGCGCTGGGCGTGTTGTCGGGCCTGCTGGTCGGCCCCTGCATGACCGCGCCGCTGGCCGCGGCGCTGCTCTATATCGCGCAGAGCGGCAGCGCGCTACAGGGCGGCCTGGTGCTGTTCGTCCTGGGGCTGGGGATCGGCACGCCACTGTTGTTGCTGGTCACCGTCGGCAGCCGCTTCCTGCCGAAGCCGGGGCCCTGGATGGAGCGGGTCAAGGTGGCCTTCGGCTTCTTCTTTCTCGCCGCGGCGCTCCTGGTCGCGCGTCCGCTGCTGCAGGACTGGCAATGGCTCGGGCTCTGGGGCGCGCTGTTGCTGAGTGGTGCCGTCGTGCTGCTACACCTGGCCGGCCAGCTCGGGCGTGGCCAGGTGCCGTCGCGTGCGGCTGGTGTGCTGTGCGGCCTGTGGGGAGCGGCGATGCTGCTCGGTGCCGCGGGCGGGGCGAGCGACCCTTGGCGGCCGCTGGCGGTCTATGCCGGTGCGGCGCCGCTCGAGCGCGTCCACGAACAGCAGGCGCTGACCTTCAGCGAGCCGGCGGTGCTGGACCGCGAACTGGCGGCGGCGCAGGCGCAAGGCCAATGGGTGCTGGTCGACTATTACGCCGACTGGTGCGTGTCCTGCAAGGTCATGGAAAAGGAGGTGTTCGGCAATGCCGAGGTGCAGGCGAGCCTGGCGGGCGTGCGGCTGCTGCGCCCGGATGTCACCGCGAGCAACGCCGCCAGCCGCGAGCTGCTCACGCGCTATGGCGTGCTCGGCCCGCCGACCCTGCTGTGGATCGGCCCTGATGGCAAGGAGCGTCGTGATCGGCGCATCACCGGTGAGGTCGGCGCGCGGGAATTCCTCGAACACTGGAAGCAGACACGGGAGCAAGGTTGA
- a CDS encoding ATP-binding protein, which produces MSLRLRLTLMLGTAFVLLWMLAATWMLVDLRNQLMLSLDQRLAASARMVAGLLVQLPRPMPGDGPPQRLSAEQLGIPNGLACQVSSLRGEVLARSHATPDQQLAAERNGFRVQLIEGVPWRSFTLVQGELRITTADRLDERATLKRSVLLAAALPVALALLGSLGLLWLGLGRGLAPLQRIREALTRRSAESLEPLPTAGLPAELLPLVETQNQLFERIAQAIERERRLTGDAAHELRSPLTAIKTHLQVARMTEGAAAERALANAEAGADRLQRTLEQLLLLARVEGSLDFDDGQQCSAAEVARLAIEDAAGAEQASIELRLAPGLPDTPLAMPPVLAIAALRNLLDNALRHTAAGTTVSLCVEPADGQVRFRVCDRGPGIAAEHLAHLTRRFWRHANSAGSGLGLAIVQAIAERCGCTLDFDNRAEGLCVSLNVALRDAAETPG; this is translated from the coding sequence ATGAGCCTGCGCCTGCGCCTGACCCTGATGCTCGGCACCGCCTTCGTCCTGCTCTGGATGCTGGCGGCGACCTGGATGCTGGTCGACCTGCGCAACCAGCTGATGCTTTCGCTCGACCAGCGCCTGGCGGCCTCGGCCCGCATGGTCGCCGGCCTGTTGGTGCAGCTGCCACGCCCCATGCCCGGCGACGGCCCGCCGCAGCGCCTGAGCGCCGAACAACTGGGCATCCCCAACGGCCTGGCTTGCCAGGTCAGCTCGCTGCGTGGCGAAGTCCTGGCGCGCAGCCACGCCACTCCTGACCAGCAGCTGGCTGCCGAGCGCAACGGCTTTCGCGTTCAGCTGATCGAGGGTGTGCCCTGGCGCAGTTTTACCCTGGTGCAGGGCGAGCTGCGCATCACCACGGCCGACCGCCTGGACGAACGTGCCACGCTCAAGCGCTCGGTACTGCTGGCCGCCGCACTGCCGGTGGCACTCGCCCTGCTCGGCAGCCTCGGCCTGCTCTGGCTGGGGCTGGGCCGCGGGCTGGCGCCGCTGCAGCGGATTCGCGAGGCGCTGACCCGGCGCAGTGCGGAGTCGCTCGAGCCGCTGCCGACCGCCGGCCTGCCGGCCGAGCTGCTGCCGCTGGTCGAGACGCAGAACCAGCTGTTCGAGCGCATCGCCCAGGCCATCGAGCGCGAACGGCGATTGACCGGCGATGCCGCCCACGAGCTGCGCAGCCCGCTGACCGCGATCAAGACCCACCTGCAGGTCGCGCGGATGACCGAAGGCGCCGCTGCCGAACGGGCGCTGGCCAACGCCGAGGCCGGTGCCGACCGCCTGCAGCGCACGCTCGAGCAACTGCTGTTGCTGGCCCGGGTGGAAGGCAGTCTGGATTTCGACGACGGCCAGCAATGCTCGGCCGCCGAGGTCGCGCGCCTGGCCATCGAGGACGCCGCCGGTGCCGAGCAGGCATCCATCGAGCTGCGGCTCGCACCCGGGCTACCCGACACGCCACTGGCAATGCCGCCGGTGCTGGCGATCGCCGCGCTGCGCAACCTGCTGGACAACGCCCTGCGCCACACCGCGGCGGGCACCACGGTGAGCCTGTGCGTGGAGCCCGCCGATGGGCAGGTCCGCTTCCGGGTATGCGACCGCGGGCCGGGTATCGCCGCCGAACATCTTGCGCACCTGACCCGGCGCTTCTGGCGCCACGCCAACAGCGCCGGGAGCGGCCTGGGTCTGGCGATCGTCCAGGCCATCGCCGAGCGCTGCGGCTGCACGCTCGACTTCGACAACCGCGCCGAGGGCCTCTGCGTATCGCTCAACGTCGCGCTGCGCGACGCAGCGGAAACACCAGGCTGA
- a CDS encoding TlpA family protein disulfide reductase, with amino-acid sequence MLTLNVGSLALAMPHVLLLGSLLLATVVGWWVGRRHGCNPERQLFHLLLVGLLVARLAFVVRYFEHFQGEPWRVIDIRDGGFIAWPGLLAALALGAWQGWRDRGLRKPLGIALATGVLAWGSGSYVLHSLEQGTRLPELALRDAEGRPVALEDYAGQPLVVNLWATWCPPCRREMPVLAEAQAREQDTLFLFVNQGEGSGEIERFFAAQGLALDNVLLDSGGRLGQHVGSTALPTTLFYDAEGRQVGSHLGELSRASLARALEVLKEESPQ; translated from the coding sequence ATGTTGACGCTGAACGTCGGGTCCCTGGCCCTGGCGATGCCGCATGTACTGTTGCTGGGCAGCCTGTTGCTGGCGACGGTAGTCGGTTGGTGGGTTGGCCGGCGCCATGGCTGCAATCCCGAGCGCCAGCTGTTCCACCTGTTGCTGGTGGGCCTGCTCGTTGCCCGGTTGGCGTTCGTGGTGCGCTATTTCGAGCATTTTCAGGGCGAGCCGTGGCGGGTGATCGACATCCGCGACGGCGGTTTCATCGCCTGGCCGGGGCTGCTGGCGGCGCTGGCGCTCGGTGCCTGGCAGGGCTGGCGTGACCGCGGGCTGCGCAAGCCGCTGGGCATCGCGCTGGCGACCGGCGTGCTGGCCTGGGGCAGCGGCAGCTACGTGCTGCATTCACTGGAGCAGGGCACGCGCCTGCCCGAGCTGGCGCTGCGCGACGCCGAGGGCCGCCCGGTGGCACTGGAGGACTACGCCGGCCAGCCGCTGGTGGTCAACCTCTGGGCAACCTGGTGCCCGCCGTGCCGACGCGAGATGCCGGTACTGGCCGAGGCTCAGGCAAGGGAGCAGGACACGCTGTTCCTGTTCGTCAACCAGGGCGAGGGTAGCGGCGAGATCGAGCGCTTCTTCGCCGCTCAGGGTCTGGCGCTGGACAATGTCCTGCTCGACAGCGGCGGCCGCCTCGGCCAGCACGTCGGCTCCACCGCGCTGCCCACCACGCTGTTCTACGACGCCGAGGGCCGCCAGGTCGGCAGCCATCTCGGTGAACTCTCCCGTGCCAGTCTGGCGCGGGCTCTGGAAGTACTGAAAGAGGAATCCCCGCAGTGA
- a CDS encoding DUF2933 domain-containing protein — MQRSGTPQPFWRSPAGIALLMLASIVLFYLVREHLTHTAEALPYLILLLCPLLHLFGHRHGGHDGDR; from the coding sequence ATGCAACGCAGCGGAACTCCCCAGCCTTTCTGGCGCAGCCCCGCCGGCATCGCACTGCTGATGCTGGCTTCGATCGTGCTGTTCTACCTGGTGCGCGAACATCTGACGCATACCGCCGAAGCACTGCCTTATCTGATCCTGCTGCTCTGCCCGCTACTGCACCTGTTCGGCCACAGACACGGAGGCCACGATGGCGACCGCTGA
- a CDS encoding heavy metal sensor histidine kinase produces MKRLSLTARLSLMFMLAVTGVLAAAGYFFHQLSERHFNELDQHTLHEKLRAGEALLGELQAGDDFERLRPRLQALLGGHSEIRGFVFDSAGRQLFPEPLPGGADPRLLALAAERDGELSLDGRLWRAEVTQVPVGQTALTLLILLDVTVHKAFFHTFSGWLWGALVLCASLSGLLGWALVRRGLQPLREVTQVAASVSAKSLRERIPDDSIPAELQQLVQAFNAMLARLEDAFVRLSNFSADIAHELRTPLSNLMTHTEVALTRARTVEAYQDNLHSNLEELQRMSRMIDDMLFLAKADNGLIVPDAKPVALEALCAQLLDYYQLSADERGVRFELSGAGTIQGDLLMLRRALSNLLSNALRYTPDGGVIRLAIESGPGEVRLSVANPGTTIAPEHRERLFDRFYRGDPARREGSPSNAGLGLAITRSIIQAHQGRIHCDSAEGWTTFSLVFPLRRAARR; encoded by the coding sequence ATGAAGCGGCTGTCGCTCACGGCGCGGCTGAGCCTGATGTTCATGCTCGCGGTGACCGGCGTGCTGGCGGCCGCGGGGTACTTCTTTCACCAGCTCAGCGAACGCCACTTCAACGAGCTGGACCAGCACACCCTGCACGAGAAGCTTCGCGCCGGCGAGGCGCTGCTCGGCGAGCTGCAGGCCGGTGATGACTTCGAGCGGCTGCGTCCACGGCTGCAGGCCCTGCTCGGTGGGCACAGCGAGATAAGGGGGTTCGTCTTCGATTCAGCGGGGCGCCAACTGTTTCCCGAGCCGCTGCCAGGCGGGGCCGACCCGCGCCTGCTCGCGCTGGCCGCCGAGCGCGACGGCGAGCTGTCGCTGGATGGGCGCCTCTGGCGCGCGGAGGTGACGCAGGTGCCGGTCGGTCAGACGGCGCTGACGCTGCTGATCCTGCTCGATGTCACCGTGCACAAGGCGTTCTTTCATACCTTCAGCGGCTGGCTGTGGGGTGCGCTGGTGCTCTGCGCGTCGCTCAGCGGCCTGCTTGGCTGGGCCCTGGTGCGCCGCGGCCTGCAGCCGCTGCGCGAGGTCACCCAGGTGGCCGCCTCGGTCTCGGCCAAATCCCTGCGCGAACGCATCCCCGACGACTCGATCCCGGCCGAGCTGCAACAGCTGGTGCAGGCCTTCAACGCCATGCTGGCGAGGCTGGAAGACGCCTTCGTGCGGTTGTCGAACTTCTCCGCCGACATCGCCCACGAGCTGCGCACGCCGCTGAGCAATCTGATGACTCATACCGAGGTGGCGCTGACCCGTGCGCGCACGGTGGAGGCGTACCAGGACAACCTGCATTCGAACCTGGAGGAGCTGCAGCGCATGTCGCGGATGATCGACGACATGCTGTTTCTGGCCAAGGCGGATAACGGGCTGATCGTGCCGGACGCCAAACCCGTCGCGCTGGAGGCGTTGTGCGCGCAGCTGCTGGACTATTACCAGCTCTCGGCGGACGAGCGCGGGGTGCGCTTCGAGCTGTCCGGTGCCGGTACGATTCAGGGCGATCTGTTGATGCTGCGCCGGGCGTTGTCGAACCTGTTGTCCAATGCGCTGCGCTACACGCCCGATGGCGGTGTGATCCGCCTGGCGATCGAGTCCGGGCCGGGCGAGGTCCGCTTGAGCGTGGCCAACCCCGGCACGACGATTGCGCCGGAGCACCGCGAGCGGTTGTTCGACCGCTTCTACCGCGGCGACCCGGCGCGCCGCGAAGGCAGCCCGAGCAATGCCGGGCTTGGCCTGGCGATCACGCGCTCGATCATCCAGGCGCACCAGGGGCGCATCCACTGCGATTCGGCCGAGGGCTGGACCACCTTCAGCCTGGTGTTTCCGCTGCGTCGCGCAGCGCGACGTTGA
- a CDS encoding heavy metal response regulator transcription factor encodes MKLLVAEDEPKTGTYLQQGLSEAGFTVDRVTTGTDALQHALSMPYDLLILDVMMPGLDGWEVLRLVRASGREVPVLFLTARDRVEDRVKGLELGADDYLVKPFAFSELLARVRTLLRRGNAAALQTQLKVADLEVDLLKRRATRAGQRIDLTAKEFALLEMLLRRRGEVLPKSLIASQVWDMNFDSDTNVIEVAIRRLRVKIDDGFEPKLIHTARGMGYMLDEPDPS; translated from the coding sequence ATGAAACTGCTGGTTGCCGAAGACGAGCCGAAAACCGGCACCTACCTGCAGCAGGGCCTGAGCGAGGCGGGGTTCACCGTCGACCGGGTCACGACCGGCACCGACGCGCTGCAACACGCGCTGAGCATGCCCTACGACCTGCTGATCCTCGACGTGATGATGCCGGGCCTCGATGGCTGGGAAGTGCTGCGCCTGGTGCGTGCCTCCGGGCGCGAGGTGCCGGTGCTGTTTCTCACTGCGCGCGACCGTGTCGAGGACCGCGTGAAGGGGCTCGAGCTGGGTGCCGACGACTATCTGGTCAAGCCGTTCGCCTTTTCCGAGCTGCTGGCCCGTGTGCGCACCCTGCTGCGACGCGGCAACGCGGCGGCCTTGCAGACCCAGCTGAAGGTTGCCGATCTGGAGGTCGACCTGCTCAAGCGCCGCGCCACGCGGGCTGGCCAGCGCATCGACCTGACCGCCAAGGAATTCGCCCTGCTGGAAATGCTCCTGCGCCGGCGCGGCGAGGTGCTGCCCAAGTCGCTGATCGCTTCGCAGGTCTGGGACATGAATTTCGACAGCGACACCAACGTCATCGAGGTGGCGATCCGCCGCTTGCGGGTGAAGATCGACGATGGCTTCGAGCCCAAACTGATCCATACCGCGCGCGGCATGGGCTACATGCTCGACGAGCCGGACCCGTCATGA
- a CDS encoding heavy metal translocating P-type ATPase, which produces MPVAGDSPLHASHGGRDYHFCSQRCLDRFVAEPQRYAGAEPAAAPVEADPAAEYTCPMHPEIRQIGPGTCPKCGMALEPVIPELEEQENPELRDFSRRFWWTLPLTVIVTLLAMAGHSLALFHGATQNWVELLLATPVVLWAGWPFFVRGVQSIRQRSPNMWTLIGLGTAAAYVYSVAATLAPQLFPATFLQDGRIGVYYEAAAVIISLTLLGQMLELRARSQTSAAIKSLLGLAPKTARRINADGSEEDIALTHVHLGDRLRVRPGEKVPVDGRVLEGESAVDESMLTGEPLPVTKRSGDALIGATLNTHGSLVMEAQKVGASTMLAQIVQMVAQAQRSRAPMQRLADLIAGWFVLVVIAIAVLTFFGWGLFGPQPSWVFGLINAVAVLIIACPCALGLATPMSVMVATGKAAGSGVLFRDASAIENLRKIDTLIVDKTGTLTEGRPAFHSVVAAPGFGEDEVLQLAASLDQGSEHPLAHAIVKRARATGMQLSPVEQFESASGIGVRGRVAGRQLLLGNTALLDEGGVDSGALRQRSEALRAEGVSIMYLAVDGALAGLLAVADPIKPTSRLAVERLQADGVRVVMATGDGLTTARSVARQLGIEEVHGEVKPQDKERLAATLQQAGHRVAMAGDGINDAPALARADVGIAMGTGTDVAMNSAQVTLVKGDLLGILRARSLSVATVRNMHQNLTFAFLYNSLGIPLAAGLFYPLTGHLLSPMIAALAMSVSSASVVFNALRLRNADVDGGLDLATMSRSSIEPGH; this is translated from the coding sequence ATGCCGGTGGCCGGCGACAGCCCGCTGCATGCCAGCCATGGCGGGCGCGACTACCACTTCTGCAGCCAGCGCTGCCTGGACCGCTTCGTCGCCGAGCCGCAGCGCTATGCCGGCGCCGAGCCCGCGGCGGCGCCGGTCGAGGCCGACCCGGCCGCCGAGTACACCTGCCCGATGCACCCGGAGATCCGCCAGATCGGCCCCGGCACCTGCCCCAAGTGCGGCATGGCGCTGGAGCCGGTGATCCCCGAGCTGGAGGAACAGGAGAACCCCGAGCTGCGCGATTTCTCCCGGCGCTTCTGGTGGACCCTGCCGCTGACGGTGATCGTCACCCTGCTGGCAATGGCCGGGCATTCGCTGGCGCTGTTCCACGGCGCCACGCAGAACTGGGTGGAACTGCTGCTGGCGACGCCGGTGGTGCTCTGGGCTGGCTGGCCGTTCTTCGTGCGCGGGGTGCAGTCGATCCGCCAGCGCAGCCCGAACATGTGGACGCTGATCGGCCTGGGCACCGCCGCGGCCTATGTCTACAGCGTGGCAGCCACCCTGGCGCCGCAGCTGTTCCCGGCGACCTTTCTGCAAGACGGGCGCATCGGCGTCTACTACGAGGCGGCGGCGGTGATCATCTCGCTGACGCTGCTCGGCCAGATGCTCGAGCTGCGCGCGCGCTCGCAGACCTCGGCAGCGATCAAGTCGCTGCTCGGCCTGGCGCCGAAGACCGCGCGACGGATCAACGCCGACGGCAGCGAGGAGGACATCGCGCTGACCCACGTGCACCTCGGCGACCGCCTGCGCGTGCGCCCCGGCGAGAAGGTGCCGGTGGACGGTCGCGTGCTCGAGGGCGAAAGCGCGGTGGACGAGTCGATGCTCACCGGCGAGCCGCTGCCGGTGACCAAGCGCAGCGGCGATGCGTTGATCGGCGCCACGCTCAACACCCACGGCAGCCTGGTGATGGAAGCGCAGAAGGTCGGCGCGTCGACCATGCTTGCGCAGATCGTGCAGATGGTCGCCCAGGCCCAGCGCAGCCGCGCGCCGATGCAACGCCTGGCCGATCTGATCGCCGGCTGGTTCGTGCTGGTCGTGATCGCCATCGCCGTGCTGACCTTCTTCGGCTGGGGCCTGTTCGGCCCGCAGCCGAGCTGGGTGTTCGGCCTGATCAACGCGGTGGCGGTGCTGATCATCGCCTGCCCCTGCGCGCTGGGCCTGGCCACGCCGATGTCGGTGATGGTCGCCACCGGCAAGGCCGCCGGCAGCGGCGTGCTGTTCCGCGACGCCAGCGCCATCGAGAACCTGCGCAAGATCGACACGCTGATCGTCGACAAGACCGGCACTCTCACCGAGGGCCGCCCGGCCTTCCACAGCGTGGTCGCAGCGCCCGGCTTCGGCGAGGACGAGGTGCTGCAACTGGCGGCCAGCCTCGACCAGGGCAGCGAGCACCCGCTGGCCCACGCCATCGTCAAGCGCGCCCGCGCGACCGGCATGCAACTGAGCCCGGTCGAACAGTTCGAGTCGGCCTCGGGCATCGGCGTGCGCGGGCGCGTCGCCGGTCGCCAGCTGCTGCTCGGCAACACCGCGCTGCTCGATGAAGGCGGCGTTGACAGCGGCGCGCTGCGCCAGCGCTCCGAAGCGCTGCGCGCCGAGGGCGTGAGCATCATGTACCTGGCGGTCGACGGTGCGCTGGCCGGGCTGCTGGCGGTGGCCGACCCGATCAAGCCCACCTCGCGCCTGGCGGTCGAGCGGCTGCAGGCCGATGGCGTCCGGGTGGTCATGGCCACTGGCGACGGGCTGACCACCGCACGCTCGGTGGCGCGCCAGCTGGGCATCGAGGAGGTGCACGGCGAGGTCAAGCCGCAGGACAAGGAGCGCCTGGCCGCCACCCTGCAGCAGGCAGGGCACCGCGTGGCGATGGCCGGCGACGGCATCAACGATGCACCGGCGCTGGCGCGCGCCGACGTCGGCATCGCCATGGGCACCGGCACCGACGTGGCGATGAACAGCGCCCAGGTCACGCTGGTCAAGGGCGACCTGCTGGGCATCCTGCGCGCCCGCAGCCTGTCGGTGGCGACGGTGCGCAACATGCACCAGAACCTGACGTTCGCCTTCCTCTACAACAGCCTGGGCATCCCGCTGGCCGCCGGCCTGTTCTACCCGCTGACCGGCCACCTGCTATCGCCGATGATCGCCGCGCTGGCGATGAGCGTCAGCTCCGCCTCGGTGGTGTTCAACGCGCTGCGCCTGCGCAACGCCGATGTTGACGGAGGGCTTGACCTTGCCACGATGTCAAGGTCGAGCATCGAGCCAGGCCACTGA
- the dsbG gene encoding thiol:disulfide interchange protein DsbG — translation MIRTAPFLLAGLGLLGTSFVQAEQWPEPIRAVEARGAQVVGSFEAPGGLKGYAARYNGQGIALYLTPDGEHVLIGSLLDAKGDDLSRAPLEKLVYEPLGKEMWSRLEKATWIADGEDDAPRVVYVFSDPNCPYCNMFWKQARPWVESGKVQLRHVMVGMLRADSLGKSAALLAANDPEAALEEHESAGKASTLKPQEKVSAAMRQKLDDNLMLMGETGAAATPAIFYMDANGRLQQHQGAPQPDALEQIMGPR, via the coding sequence GTGATTCGAACCGCTCCGTTTCTCCTTGCCGGCCTCGGCCTGCTGGGCACTTCGTTCGTGCAGGCCGAACAGTGGCCGGAACCGATCCGCGCCGTCGAGGCGCGTGGCGCCCAGGTGGTAGGCAGCTTCGAGGCGCCCGGCGGGCTCAAGGGCTATGCGGCGCGCTACAACGGCCAGGGCATCGCCCTGTACCTGACGCCCGACGGCGAGCACGTGCTGATCGGTAGCCTGCTCGATGCCAAGGGCGACGATCTGTCTCGCGCTCCGCTGGAAAAGCTGGTCTACGAGCCGCTGGGCAAGGAAATGTGGTCGCGCCTGGAGAAGGCAACCTGGATCGCCGACGGCGAGGACGACGCGCCGCGCGTGGTCTACGTGTTCAGCGACCCCAATTGTCCTTACTGCAACATGTTCTGGAAGCAGGCCCGGCCCTGGGTCGAGTCCGGCAAGGTGCAGTTGCGCCATGTCATGGTCGGCATGCTGCGTGCCGACAGCCTGGGCAAGTCCGCTGCGCTGCTGGCGGCGAACGACCCGGAGGCGGCGCTGGAAGAGCATGAATCCGCCGGCAAGGCCAGCACGCTCAAGCCGCAGGAGAAAGTCTCGGCGGCGATGCGCCAGAAGCTCGACGATAACCTGATGCTGATGGGCGAGACCGGTGCGGCGGCGACGCCGGCGATCTTCTACATGGATGCCAACGGGCGCCTGCAGCAACATCAGGGCGCGCCGCAGCCCGATGCGCTGGAGCAGATCATGGGGCCACGCTGA
- a CDS encoding heavy-metal-associated domain-containing protein, producing MNTTTLKVTGMSCGSCVRHVNAALAALDGVVQVDVELASGIVRVRGDAEPQALVTALDEAGYPAEPIAEAPAAPAKKTGCGGSSGCCCR from the coding sequence ATGAACACCACTACGCTGAAGGTCACCGGCATGAGCTGCGGCTCCTGCGTTCGCCATGTCAACGCCGCCCTTGCGGCGCTCGATGGCGTCGTACAGGTCGACGTGGAACTGGCCAGCGGTATCGTCCGCGTCCGCGGCGACGCCGAGCCCCAGGCGCTGGTTACCGCCCTCGACGAAGCCGGCTACCCGGCAGAACCCATCGCCGAGGCCCCCGCCGCGCCGGCGAAGAAAACCGGCTGCGGCGGCAGCTCTGGCTGCTGCTGCCGCTGA
- a CDS encoding response regulator transcription factor yields the protein MHVLLAEDDELIASGIVAGLGAQGLTVDHVASAAAAEALLRAAAFDVLVLDLGLPDEDGIELLRRLRQHGLDLPVLVLTARDAVSDRVTGLHAGADDYLLKPFDLRELAARLHTLVRRSAGRAVTQIEHGRLRYDPGSCEARLDGRPVDLSRREQALLQALLNSRGRVLSADQLKDAVYGLADDVESNALNVHIHHLRRKLGSGIVETVRGLGYRLGPAGGEDLP from the coding sequence ATGCACGTATTGCTCGCCGAAGACGATGAATTGATCGCCAGCGGCATCGTCGCCGGCCTCGGCGCCCAGGGGCTGACCGTCGATCACGTGGCCAGCGCCGCGGCGGCCGAAGCACTGCTGCGCGCGGCCGCTTTCGACGTGCTGGTGCTCGACCTCGGCCTGCCCGACGAGGACGGCATCGAACTGCTGCGCCGCCTGCGCCAGCACGGGCTGGACCTGCCGGTGCTGGTGCTCACCGCGCGCGATGCGGTCAGCGACCGCGTGACCGGTCTGCACGCCGGTGCCGACGACTATCTGCTCAAACCGTTCGACCTGCGCGAACTGGCCGCGCGCCTGCATACCCTGGTGCGACGCAGCGCCGGGCGTGCCGTCACCCAGATCGAGCACGGCCGCCTCCGCTACGACCCCGGCAGCTGCGAGGCGCGCCTGGACGGCCGCCCGGTCGACCTGTCGCGCCGCGAACAGGCGCTGCTGCAGGCGCTGCTCAACAGCCGCGGCCGGGTGCTCAGCGCCGATCAACTGAAGGATGCGGTCTACGGCCTGGCCGATGACGTCGAGAGCAACGCGCTGAACGTGCATATCCACCATCTGCGGCGCAAGCTCGGCAGCGGCATCGTCGAGACCGTGCGCGGCCTGGGCTACCGCCTCGGCCCGGCCGGCGGGGAAGACCTCCCATGA